Proteins from a single region of Platichthys flesus chromosome 16, fPlaFle2.1, whole genome shotgun sequence:
- the si:dkeyp-69e1.8 gene encoding GTPase IMAP family member 7, translating to MSAAAPQSELRLVVLGQTGPGQSPAGCTILGLQDSGQGPDQPESQECKHRGEAADRKLAVVSGPAWFSSGCSPEDRRKHISSFISLSSPGPHAFLLFVPLNQPTDGQDKALDALTKLFGPSVLSRHTIVLFTHTEELEEDQQLDEYLATWRDLQELVDRCGGRYHTLETRSGEEAGERDPVQELLEKVEQMVKESETGHLSCPLYDEAEERVRERQVEVVRRRRAEEQASPTDSQPEEDVTEEEMESVRDEAERSVGVLDVDLGDIFPSTSVTPSPPSFLQGLWEKLRDWLKWLPGLVRREALLGALVGLFMGGPFGGMLGTTVGSVATEVGRRKTQKTK from the exons atgTCAGCCGCTGCCCCGCAGTCAG AGCTGAGGCTGGTGGTGCTGGGCCAAACCGGACCAGGACAGAGCCCCGCAGGCTGCACCATCCTGGGCCTGCAAGACTCAGGGCAGGGCCCAGACCAACCTGAGAGCCAGGAgtgtaaacacagaggagaagctgcagacagaaag ctggcGGTCGTCTCCGGTCCGGCCTGGTTCAGCTCCGGCTGCAGCCCCGaggacagaagaaaacacatctcctccttcatctccttgtCCAGCCCCGGGCCACACGCCTTCCTGCTCTTTGTCCCGCTGAACCAGCCGACCGATGGACAGGACAAGGCTCTGGACGCCCTGACCAAGCTGTTCGGCCCCTCTGTGCTCAGCAGACACACCATCGTGCTCTTCACCCACacggaggagctggaggaggaccaGCAGCTGGACGAATACCTGGCCACGTGGCGAGAcctgcaggagctggtggaCAGATGCGGTGGCCGCTACCACACCCTGGAGACCCGCAGCGGAGAAGAGGCGGGGGAGAGGGACCCTgttcaggagctgctggagaaggtGGAGCAGATGGTGAAGGAGAGCGAGACGGGTCACCTGAGCTGCCCTCTGTATGACGAGGctgaggagagagtgagggagcggcaggtggaggtggtgagACGGAGGAGAGCCGAGGAGCAGGCGTCTCCCACTGACTCCCAGCCGGAGGAGGACGtcacggaggaggagatggaatcAGTGCGAGACGAAGCAGAGAGGAGCGTCGGCGTCCTGGATGTGGACCTAGGTGACATCTTCCCGTCCACCAGCGTCACGccttcccccccctccttcctccagggCCTGTGGGAGAAGCTGAGGGACTGGTTGAAGTGGCTGCCTGGACTGGTGAGGAGGGAGGCCCTGTTGGGGGCCCTGGTCGGCCTGTTTATGGGGGGGCCGTTCGGGGGCATGCTGGGGACCACTGTGGGTTCAGTGGCCACTGAGGTGGGcagaaggaaaacacagaaaactaaataa
- the hmgxb4a gene encoding HMG domain-containing protein 4a produces MAFEEIKSKGGMDVGMEGDRGLVAGRSQREKRRSYKDLLREEEEMAAQVRKSSKKRPKDSELFMLGGDSHKKKKKHSDEHYYRDHDGSGPTSHKKKHKSADRSPSLSSPSSSLPTDTAMGLLQAITSPLATGSEPSPHLHKKPSYPPVSSHSSKDRKREGNSSGGSKGSHSLSHSRPVSSSSSSSKKHSSSSSKSSLFHGGAPKEEPLTLREADGLKMKLIMSPEKEEGESFPFTPHSSKGGVKKEKERDRTQPSKSSKKKQQQSRDPLPVVGKEVEVEGHYGGGMGDDSSSSGAELEAGELVIDDTYTHLTKKKKKSKKSKKKKDKEKDRDKEKSGKDKKHSKGFGDSSKSHSHGHSHPTVTHSAVGPMYAMSAPIPPHHHQGSDGVPEKKKKKKEEDRDKHDKDKEKPKKKNTTAYQVFCKEYRVNINAEQPGLVFGELSKRLAEVWKAMPEKDKLVWRQKAQYLQHKQNKAEATTIKHKSSTESKSKVVATGTGIVSPSRAPGNLSLSPARIPEVDPIDAAAHLQLLGESLSLIGHRLQETEGMVAVSGSLSVLLDSILCALGPLTCLTAQIPQLNGCPRNVLSNTLDNIAYIMPGL; encoded by the exons ATGGCTTTTGAGGAGATCAAGAGTAAAGGAGGAATGG ACGtggggatggagggagacaggggCCTTGTTGCTGGTcggagccagagagagaaaaggaggtcGTACAAGGAtctgctgagggaggaggaggagatggctGCTCAGGTCCGAAAGTCTTCCAAGAAGCGACCAAAG GATTCAGAACTTTTCATGCTGGGAGGGGATTCgcataaaaagaagaagaaacacagcgATGAGCACTATTACAGAG ACCACGATGGTTCAGGTCCAACTTCTCACAAGAAAAAGCACAAGTCTGCAGACCGCTCCCCGTCCCTGTCCTCCCCTTCGTCCTCCCTTCCGACAGATACAGCGATGGGCCTCCTTCAGGCCATCACCTCTCCCCTGGCCACAGGTTCGGAGCCCAGCCCCCACTTACACAAGAAACCCTCCTACCCCCCCGTCTCCTCACATTCCTCCAAGGACCGCAAACGTGAGGGCAACAGCAGTGGTGGAAGCAAAGGAAgccactccctctctcactcgcGCCCcgtgtcttcctcttcctcttcttccaagAAGCACTCGTCCTCTTCTTCAAAGTCCTCCCTGTTCCACGGTGGAGCTCCCAAAGAGGAGCCGCTGACGTTGCGTGAGGCAGACGGGCTGAAGATGAAGCTCATCATGTCGCcggagaaggaggaaggggagagctTCCCTTTCACGCCGCACTCATCCAAAGGAGgcgtgaagaaggagaaggagagagacaggacgCAGCCCTCGAAGTCGTccaagaagaagcagcagcagagtcgaGATCCACTGCCTGTGGTGGgaaaggaggtggaggtggaag GTCATTACGGAGGAGGCATGGGAGATGATAGTTCTTCATCTGGGGCTGAGCTGGAGGCAGGAGAGTTGGTCATAGATGATACATACACACATCTGacgaaaaagaagaagaagagcaagaagagcaagaagaaaaaagacaaggaGAAGGACAGAGATAAGGAAAAAAGCGGGAAAGACAAGAAGCACAGCAAAGGATTTGGAG ACTCCTCGAAGAGCCACAGCCACGGCCACTCCCATCCCACTGTCACTCACAGTGCTGTCGGCCCCATGTATGCTATGAGCGCACCCATCCCTCCACACCACCATCAAGGCAGTGACGGAgtaccagagaagaagaagaagaagaaagaggaggacagggacaagcatgataaagataaagagaag cccaagaagaagaacacaacAGCCTATCAGGTGTTTTGTAAAGAGTACAGAGTCAACATCAACGCGGAACAGCCAGGACTAG TCTTCGGTGAGCTCAGCAAGAGGTTGGCAGAGGTGTGGAAGGCGATGCCCGAGAAAGACAAACTC GTCTGGAGGCAGAAGGCTCAGTatctgcagcacaaacagaaCAAAGCCGAGGCCACGACGATCAAACACAAGAGCTCCACCGAGAGCAAAAGCAAAG TTGTAGCAACAGGAACTGGGATTGTGTCGCCAAGCAGAGCCCCCGGCAACTTGTCCCTGTCCCCCGCCCGAATCCCAGAGGTCGATCCCATCGATGCAGCAGCTCACCTGCAGCTACTGGGAGAGTCCCTGTCCCTGATTGGGCATCGACTACAGGAAACAGAG ggGATGGTGGCTGTGTCCGGGAGTCTGTCTGTACTTCTGGACTCCATCTTGTGTGCTCTGGGGCCACTGACCTGTCTCACAGCACAGATACCACAGTTAAACGGCTGTCCTCGAAACGTCCTG TCGAATACATTGGACAACATCGCCTACATCATGCCTGGACTGTGA
- the ankrd54 gene encoding ankyrin repeat domain-containing protein 54, which translates to MDGWSPIVAAASDNDPSSSEGEYMVETGPEPREAPAREQRGPADRMEDGGSAAVGFGMSSIGEGKVVLGRVGPRDDKELRYLHLLWEPGRAELSVPAGGATKLGKVTGSRARRQHRAVRSLGPIGKDVYAVKRLREAANSNDIDTVRKLLQDDIDPCVADDKGRTALHFSSCNGNENIVQLLLSHGADPNQRDSLGNTPLHLAACTNHVPVITTLLRGGARVDALDRAGRTPLHLARSKLNILQEGDSRSLETLRGEVTQIIQMLREYLNLMGQSEAKERLEHISTQLQHTRTKEQVDEVTDLLASFTSLSLQKQNLGDR; encoded by the exons ATGGACGGCTGGAGCCCTATCGTAGCAGCCGCCTCGGACAATGACCCGTCCAGCTCCGAGGGGGAGTACATGGTGGAGACCGGACCGGAGCCCCGGGAGGCGCCGGCCCGGGAGCAGCGGGGCCCCGCGGACAGGATGGAGGACGGGGGCTCCGCGGCGGTCGGCTTCGGGATGAGCAGCATCGGGGAGGGCAAAGTGGTTCTGGGTCGAGTCGGACCGAGGGACGACAAAGAACTCCGGTACCTGCACCTGCTGTGGGAGCCGGGACGAGCTGAGCTCAGTGTCCCCGCTGGAGGGGCCACCAAGCTGGGGAAGGTGACTGGGAGTCGGGCCAGGAGACAACACCGAGCCGTGCGGAGCCTGGGGCCCATCGGGAAAGATGTGTATG CTGTGAAAAGACTGAGGGAAGCAGCCAACAGCAATGATATTGACACAG TTCGAAAACTCCTGCAGGACGACATAGACCCGTGTGTAGCCGACGACAAGGGAAGGACAGCGCTTCATTTCTCTTCCTGCAATGGCAACGAGAACATCG TACAATTGTTGCTGAGCCACGGCGCTGACCCTAACCAGCGAGACAGTCTCGGAAATACCCCCCTCCATCTGG cggCCTGTACAAACCATGTGCCTGTTATCACCACATTGCTGAGAGGAG GCGCCCGTGTGGACGCCCTCGACCGAGCAGGCAGGACCCCGCTGCATCTCGCTCGCTCCAAACTCAACATTCTGCAGGAGGGAGATTCTCGCAGCTTAGAAACCCTGAGAGGGGAAGtcacacag ATTATTCAAATGCTGAGGGAATACCTGAACCTAATGGGCCAGAGTGAAGCTAAAGAGAGGCTGGAACACATCtccacacagctgcagcacacacGCACCAAAGAGCAG GTGGATGAGGTGACGGATTTATTGGCCAGTTTTACATCGCTCAGTCTACAGAAACAGAATTTGGGGGATAGGTAG
- the foxred2 gene encoding FAD-dependent oxidoreductase domain-containing protein 2, translating into MDSNLPCLLLFVLVGWVESSSDNVTRHFDYCVLGAGPSGLQMGHFLSKARRDYIILERNAGPGSFFHKYPRHRKLISINKIHTGRQNQEFNLRHDWNSLLSDRRDLLFKRVSSEFYPPADAYPLYLSLFEKELGLRVRYGVDIGRIRATQSATGRSYVLTDQHASDYKCSVLLVATGLWVPQQVEFVGSELVEGYESISTNPDDYRDQAVLILGKGNSAFETAQSIMGQASRVHMLSSSPVRLAWQTHYVGDLRAVNNELLDTYQLKSLDGLVEAQLEKMVIVQRKEEGRRRSGGKKTEKKKKKRHLYLTLNKYIQNQEGRNRSDATAEELPAYHIDNFSMRKPYDRVIRCLGFRFNFSVFDSSACPPNSDNAKGRLPGVTAWYEGKSTPGLFVLGTAAHSRDHRQSAGGFIHGFRYTARAVHRVLEQRYHGSPWSSTKLLTTQLQAWILKRAGEASGPYQMFEVLGDVILLRGSHCEYVEEFPVQALPQFSALSGHEVSGQGLIVLVMQYGKKKIDYLGRNRAETDWTKAWKSNFLHPVLYYYDKLPTEEEMKLRPSGWPLPRPKALHHMVEDFLAEWDSPISHIQPLRRFLEHCVQTDLRAFYAESCFRWTLTHREPPLFCQQGYLKQQGVVHDSRLWQHAHDAGLMPTEQDAGTSEADPAFPSYLAHTGASVSSGLKLDL; encoded by the exons ATGGATTCGAACCTTCCTTGtctcctcctgtttgtgttggtcGGCTGGGTCGAATCCTCCTCTGATAATGTCACCCGCCACTTTGACTACTGCGTCCTGGGAGCCGGGCCCTCAGGACTGCAGATGGGACACTTCCTCTCCAAAGCCAGAAGAGACTACATCATCCTGGAGAGGAACGCAGGGCCGGGCAGCTTCTTCCACAA gtATCCCAGACACAGGAAGCTCATAAGCATTAACAAGATCCACACAGGAAGGCAGAACCAGGAGTTCAACCTGCGCCACGACTGGAACTCGCTGCTGAGCGATAGACGCGACCTCCTGTTCAAGCGGGTGAGCAGCGAGTTCTACCCTCCGGCCGACGCCTACCCGCTCTATCTGTCCCTGTTTGAGAAGGAGCTCGGCCTGAGGGTGCGTTACGGCGTGGACATCGGGAGGATCAGGGCCACGCAGTCGGCCACTGGCAGGAGCTACGTCCTCACTGATCAACATGCATCTGACTACAAATGCAG CGTCCTCCTGGTGGCCACAGGCCTGTGGGTTCCTCAGCAGGTGGAGTTCGTCGGTTCTGAGCTGGTTGAGGGATACGAGTCCATCTCCACCAACCCTGACGACTACAGGGACCAGGCCGTGCTCATTCTGGGGAAGGGGAACTCTGCCTTTGAAACGGCCCAGAGCATCATGGGACAGGCGAGCCGGGTGCACATGCTGAGTTCCAGCCCCGTTCGACTGGCGTGGCAGACGCATTATGTCGGAGACCTCAG AGCTGTGAACAATGAGCTGCTGGACACGTACCAGCTGAAGTCTCTTGATGGTTTGGTCGAGGCTCAGCTGGAGAAAATGGTTATCGTTCAGCGAAAGGAGGAGGgcaggaggagatcaggaggaaagaagacagagaagaagaagaagaagagacactTGTACTTGACTCTAAACAAGTACATACAGAACCAGGAGGGGAGGAACCGCTCTGACGCGactgcagaggagctgccagCGTATCACATAGACAACTTCTCCATGAGGAAACCCTACGACCGTGTGATTCGATGTCTTGGATTCCGATTCAACTTCAGCGTATTTGACAG CTCCGCCTGCCCACCGAACAGTGACAATGCCAAAGGGAGATTGCCGGGGGTGACGGCCTGGTATGAAGGGAAGAGCACCCCCGGCCTGTTTGTGCTGGGAACAGCCGCTCACTCCAGGGACCACCGCCAGTCTGCCGGCGGCTTCATCCACGGGTTCCGTTACACAG CCCGAGCTGTACATCGTGTACTCGAACAGCGCTACCATGGCAGCCCCTGGTCATCCACAAAGCTGTTGACCACGCAGCTGCAGGCCTGGATCCTGAAGCGGGCTGGCGAGGCCTCTGGGCCATACCAAATGTTTGAGGTGCTCGGGGATGTTATACTTCTTCGAGG CTCCCACTGTGAATACGTGGAGGAGTTTCCGGTCCAGGCGCTGCCTCAGTTCTCAGCTCTCTCGGGTCATGAGGTGTCCGGCCAGGGCCTGATTGTTCTCGTCATGCAGTACGGGAAGAAGAAGATCGACTACCTGGGGCGCAACAGGGCGGAAACCGACTGGACCAAAGCTTGGAAATCCAACTTCCTGCACCCTGTTTTATACTATTATGACAAACTTCCTACTG AGGAAGAAATGAAGCTCCGTCCCAGTGGCTGGCCGCTGCCCAGGCCTAAGGCTCTTCATCACATGGTTGAAGACTTCCTCGCAGAATGGGACAGTCCCATATCTCACATCCAGCCTCTGCGGCGCTTCCTGGAGCACTGTGTCCAGACCGACCTCAGGGCCTTCTATGCAG AATCGTGTTTCCGCTGGACCCTCACCCACCGCGAGCCGCCGCTGTTCTGTCAGCAGGGATACTTGAAGCAGCAGGGTGTGGTTCACGACAGTCGGCTGTGGCAGCACGCACACGACGCTGGATTGATGCCCACCGAGCAGGACGCCGGCACATCGGAGGCCGACCCAGCGTTCCCCAGCTACCTGGCACATACTGGAGCCTCTGTGTCTTCAGGACTGAAACTTGACCTCTGA
- the foxd7 gene encoding forkhead box D7, whose product MTLGLDIMEDIVIDVVGEGLKDTGEEQPDPLDEKEPGTEASSSPSRDRDTYSPAPDCGVPVKTKGPTSVKPPYSYIALITMAILQSPKKRLTLSEICDFISHRFVYYREKFPAWQNSIRHNLSLNDCFVKMPREPGNPGKGNYWTLDPNSSDMFENGSFLRRRKRFKRQHFRFDPLKEQHLEPSGLHGFPGAYGLQLPSLEIYPYLHHHAPSPCAGIPPVSSILPALSSFFSRSALTAKAFLQSQPGIEPFSAAQCPAYSSPLTPGTAYGSPGLLHPAAAPHFLSLQQEYQKLQTQRVALVKHMHSSSE is encoded by the coding sequence ATGACATTGGGTCTGGACATCATGGAGGATATTGTTATCGACGTGGTAGGGGAAGGACTCAAAGACACTGGAGAGGAGCAGCCGGACCCTCTGGATGAGAAGGAGCCAGGCACGGAGGCTTCCAGCAGCCCGAGCAGAGACCGGGACACGTACAGCCCCGCGCCGGATTGTGGTGTCCCCGTTAAGACCAAAGGTCCCACGTCGGTGAAGCCTCCATACTCGTACATCGCCCTGATCACGATGGCCATCCTGCAGAGTCCGAAGAAGAGACTCACCCTCAGCGAGATCTGCGACTTCATCAGCCATCGCTTCGTCTACTACCGGGAGAAGTTCCCCGCCTGGCAGAACTCGATCCGGCACAATCTGTCTCTGAACGACTGCTTCGTGAAGATGCCCCGGGAGCCCGGCAACCCCGGGAAGGGCAACTACTGGACCCTGGACCCCAACTCCTCGGACATGTTCGAGAACGGCAGTTTCCTGCGGCGGAGGAAGCGCTTCAAGCGGCAGCACTTTCGCTTCGACCCGCTGAAGGAGCAGCACCTGGAGCCGAGTGGACTGCACGGCTTCCCGGGGGCGTACGGTCTGCAGCTGCCCAGCCTGGAGATCTACCCGTACCTCCATCACCACGCGCCCTCCCCGTGCGCCGGCATCCCACCTGTCAGCAGCATCCTGCCGGCCCTGTCCAGCTTCTTCTCCCGCAGCGCGCTCACAGCCAAGGCTTTCCTTCAGTCGCAGCCGGGCATCGAACCCTTCTCCGCGGCCCAGTGTCCGGCCTACTCCTCCCCGCTGACCCCCGGGACCGCGTACGGCTCCCCGGGTCTGTTGCACCCGGCCGCGGCCCCGCACTTCCTCAGTTTGCAGCAGGAGTATCAGAAACTACAGACTCAGCGCGTGGCCCTggtcaaacacatgcacagcagcAGCGAGTGA
- the hmox1a gene encoding heme oxygenase 1a, producing the protein MENMKSARKQDTGVVGSDLSEQIKAATKENHVRAENTQLMLSYQKGQITLPQYKVLLCSLYEIYKALEEELDRNSTHPAVAPIYFPQELARLEALESDLEVFLGSDWRKRVIVPAATHRYQQRLRQIGEENPALLVAHAYTRYLGDLSGGQVLGKITQKSLGLSGKEGLSFFSFPGVSSPNRFKQLYRSRMNSIELKEEERREVLEEAVSAFELNIQVFDDLQKMLSVTMATADQSQSGFPAAPQISQFTMRLCAALATVVTATSTLLMIQYNK; encoded by the exons ATGGAGAACATGAAGAGTGCGAGGAAACAAGACACAGGGGTCGTTGGGAG TGATTTATCAGAGCAGATTAAAGCAGCAACTAAAGAAAACCACGTCAGGGCCGAGAACACACAGCTGATGCTGAGCTACCAGAAGGGTCAGATCACACTGCCACAGTACAAG GTGCTGCTGTGTTCCCTCTACGAGATCTACAAGGCCCTcgaggaggagctggacagGAACTCCACCCATCCAGCTGTGGCACCCATCTACTTCCCTCAGGAGCTGGCCCGTCTGGAGGCTCTGGAAAGCGACCTGGAGGTGTTCCTGGGCTCGGACTGGAGGAAGCGGGTGATAGTTCCCGCAGCCACACACAGATACCAACAGAGGCTGCGACAG ATAGGGGAGGAGAACCCGGCGCTGCTGGTGGCCCACGCCTACACCCGCTACCTCGGTGACCTCTCAGGAGGTCAGGTGCTGGGGAAGATTACCCAGAAGTCCCTGGGGCTGAGCGGCAAAGAGGGGCTGTCGTTTTTCTCCTTCCCTGGCGTGAGCAGCCCAAACCGCTTCAAGCAGCTGTACAGGAGCCGCATGAACAGCATtgagctgaaggaggaggagcggagggaggtgctggaggaggccGTGTCCGCCTTCGAGTTAAACATCCAG GTTTTTGACGACTTGCAGAAAATGCTGAGTGTCACGATGGCGACAGCGGACCAATCGCAGAGCGGCTTCCCGGCGGCGCCACAGATCAGCCAGTTCACCATGAGACTGTGTGCCGCTCTGGCCACTGTGGTCACCGCCACCAGCACTTT